One part of the Arabidopsis thaliana chromosome 4, partial sequence genome encodes these proteins:
- a CDS encoding Defensin-like (DEFL) family protein (Defensin-like (DEFL) family protein; BEST Arabidopsis thaliana protein match is: Putative membrane lipoprotein (TAIR:AT4G08869.1); Has 35333 Blast hits to 34131 proteins in 2444 species: Archae - 798; Bacteria - 22429; Metazoa - 974; Fungi - 991; Plants - 531; Viruses - 0; Other Eukaryotes - 9610 (source: NCBI BLink).): protein MNTIVLFLTLLILVSSCTSIVMKSSNSKERTYPVTPALNPLTGQHSLRQRQLIFCDECANACFRRKKPVRSCQRFICRCAIRDVGY from the exons atgaatacaattgttttgtttttaactcttctaattcttgtttcttcat gTACATCAATAGTTATGAAAAGCTCAAACTCAAAAGAGAGAACATACCCTGTTACTCCAGCATTGAATCCTCTAACTGGTCAACACTCTCTCCGTCAACGCCAACTGATTTTTTGTGATGAGTGTGCAAATGCTTGTTTTAGAAGGAAGAAGCCTGTGCGTTCTTGTCAACGATTTATATGCCGTTGCGCGATTAGAGATGTTGGATATTAA